A region from the Flavobacterium enshiense genome encodes:
- a CDS encoding BtrH N-terminal domain-containing protein has product METNFIHHQSAHCENGVASNLLKHHGINISEPMVFGIGSGLFFFFLPLLKVNHAPAISYRPMPGSIFNKAAKRLGIKVKRVKFSNPQSAQKALEENLDNKIPSGLQVGVYNLTYFPDEYRFHFNAHNLVVYGKNEDTFLISDPVMETVTTLTEKELEKVRFAKGALAPKGQMYYPTVIPENIDWETAIRKGIKNTCNDMLAPMPIIGVRGMRYVASSIRKWPVKKGARVANHYLAQMVRMQEEIGTGGGGFRFIYAAFLQEASVILKNDALKELSIEMTAIGDQWRDFAVNAARVYKKRSNQADVYNSLADELLQLADLEEAFFKKLKKAI; this is encoded by the coding sequence ATGGAAACCAATTTCATCCATCATCAGTCCGCACACTGCGAAAACGGAGTAGCCTCCAATTTGCTTAAGCATCACGGAATCAATATCAGCGAACCGATGGTTTTCGGTATTGGATCCGGACTTTTCTTTTTCTTTCTGCCGTTGCTGAAGGTAAATCATGCACCGGCAATCAGTTATCGTCCCATGCCTGGTTCTATTTTCAATAAAGCGGCCAAGCGATTGGGTATTAAAGTAAAAAGAGTAAAATTTTCCAATCCGCAATCGGCGCAAAAAGCGTTGGAGGAAAATCTAGATAACAAGATACCGTCAGGATTACAGGTTGGTGTTTATAATTTAACCTATTTTCCGGACGAATACCGCTTTCATTTCAATGCACACAATCTGGTTGTGTATGGAAAAAATGAAGATACTTTTTTAATCAGCGACCCGGTAATGGAAACCGTTACGACGTTGACCGAAAAAGAATTGGAGAAAGTACGTTTTGCCAAAGGAGCTCTGGCACCTAAAGGACAAATGTATTACCCGACTGTAATTCCGGAGAATATCGACTGGGAAACTGCCATCAGAAAAGGGATAAAAAATACCTGCAACGATATGTTGGCTCCTATGCCGATTATTGGCGTAAGAGGAATGCGATACGTAGCAAGCAGTATCCGAAAATGGCCTGTTAAAAAAGGTGCCCGAGTAGCGAATCATTATTTGGCTCAGATGGTACGCATGCAGGAAGAAATCGGTACCGGAGGCGGTGGTTTCAGGTTCATTTATGCGGCTTTTCTTCAGGAAGCTTCCGTTATTCTTAAAAATGATGCGCTAAAGGAACTTTCTATTGAAATGACAGCTATTGGGGATCAATGGCGTGATTTTGCAGTAAACGCTGCGCGAGTTTATAAAAAGAGAAGCAATCAGGCAGATGTCTATAACAGCTTGGCTGATGAACTGCTTCAATTGGCTGATCTAGAAGAAGCTTTTTTTAAAAAACTTAAAAAAGCAATTTAA